A DNA window from Phoenix dactylifera cultivar Barhee BC4 chromosome 13, palm_55x_up_171113_PBpolish2nd_filt_p, whole genome shotgun sequence contains the following coding sequences:
- the LOC103709659 gene encoding putative methyltransferase DDB_G0268948 translates to MAELFRKQAKNYAEARPGYPAELFQFIASKTPNHDLAWDVGTGSGQAAVSLAKIYKSVVGSDTSREQLAFAPELPNVRYVQTPATISLPDLQRDVAAPSTVDLITVAQAVHWFHLPTFYAQARHLLRGPHGVLAAWCYTVPRVDPPVDSVFSRLYTESGPFWAPQRRTVDDELRSIDFPFDPVEGEAHTGPFEFMEEREMDLETYLTYIRSWSAYQTAREKAVELLSDGVVTDLERAWGGDGKVVKLVRYPIFLRIGKVRTY, encoded by the exons atggCAGAGCTATTCCGGAAACAGGCGAAGAATTATGCGGAGGCACGCCCGGGTTATCCCGCGGAGCTATTCCAGTTCATTGCGTCCAAGACTCCCAACCACGATCTCGCATGGGATGTCGGCACCGGAAGCGGACAGGCTGCCGTATCc CTAGCCAAGATCTACAAGAGCGTGGTGGGCTCGGACACGAGCAGAGAACAACTAGCCTTCGCGCCCGAGCTCCCCAACGTCCGGTACGTACAAACTCCCGCCACCATCTCCCTCCCTGATCTCCAACGTGACGTGGCGGCACCATCCACCGTCGATCTCATCACCGTGGCCCAGGCCGTCCACTGGTTCCACCTCCCCACCTTCTACGCCCAGGCCCGCCACCTCCTCCGCGGGCCCCACGGCGTCCTCGCCGCGTGGTGCTACACCGTGCCCCGGGTGGACCCGCCGGTGGACTCCGTGTTCTCGCGCCTGTACACCGAGTCCGGCCCCTTCTGGGCCCCGCAGCGCCGGACGGTGGATGACGAGCTCCGGAGCATCGATTTCCCGTTCGATCCGGTGGAGGGGGAGGCGCACACCGGGCCGTTTGAGTTCATGGAGGAGAGGGAGATGGATTTGGAGACGTATCTGACGTACATCAGGTCGTGGTCGGCGTATCAGACGGCCAGGGAGAAGGCGGTGGAGCTGTTGAGTGATGGGGTGGTGACTGATTTGGAGAGGGCTTGGGGTGGAGATGGGAAGGTTGTTAAGCTCGTCCGGTATCCTATTTTTCTTAGGATTGGAAAGGTGAGAACTTATTAG